A window of the Sphaerobacter thermophilus DSM 20745 genome harbors these coding sequences:
- a CDS encoding cellulase family glycosylhydrolase, which yields MRRIAIFVLLALIATLVIACGGGSSTPTPAGESTSTAQESPTAGETPTETPSDGAPSGETGSRNYIYGFNVFARGDDQGAEFNEQVIDMVTGAGFDWVRIQIEWSQFERAKGQWDPLPIDRIVEQFEARGVNVLATLVKAPEWAIDPSGQQFLRDYNDFAEFVQFVVGRYQGKIDAWEIWNEQNLAHEVGGTVRVEDYAKMLEAAYQAAKSVDRSAVILFGGLTPTGVNDPSVAIDDVAYLESFYSLENGRYAMYFDVLGAHVNATNHSPDKMLPDNPGEGNWADHPSFYFRRAEQLHEVMAKYGDTRPVWITEFGWTTANQAPGYEYGADVSEQDQADYLVGAFQWAQENWPWARGMFVWNLNYSVITPPEDEKHPWSVLNADWSPRPAYEALRDMPKL from the coding sequence ATGAGACGAATCGCAATCTTTGTGCTGCTGGCTCTGATCGCCACGCTGGTGATCGCCTGCGGTGGGGGTTCGTCCACGCCGACCCCGGCGGGTGAGAGCACGAGCACCGCTCAGGAGAGCCCGACAGCGGGCGAGACGCCGACGGAGACGCCGAGCGACGGGGCGCCGTCCGGTGAGACCGGCAGCAGGAACTACATCTACGGTTTCAACGTCTTCGCCCGCGGCGACGATCAGGGCGCGGAGTTCAATGAACAGGTCATCGACATGGTGACCGGGGCCGGGTTCGACTGGGTCCGCATCCAGATCGAGTGGAGTCAGTTTGAGCGGGCCAAGGGCCAGTGGGACCCGCTCCCAATCGACCGCATTGTCGAGCAGTTCGAGGCCCGTGGCGTCAATGTCCTCGCGACGCTTGTGAAGGCCCCGGAGTGGGCGATTGACCCGAGCGGCCAGCAGTTCCTGCGCGACTACAACGACTTCGCCGAGTTCGTGCAGTTCGTGGTCGGCCGCTATCAGGGCAAGATCGACGCTTGGGAGATCTGGAACGAGCAAAACCTGGCGCATGAGGTCGGTGGCACGGTTCGGGTCGAAGACTACGCCAAGATGCTCGAGGCGGCGTACCAGGCGGCCAAGTCGGTTGACCGCAGCGCGGTCATCCTCTTCGGCGGCCTGACGCCCACCGGGGTGAACGACCCCAGCGTGGCCATCGACGACGTGGCGTATCTGGAGTCCTTCTACAGCCTTGAAAACGGCCGCTACGCGATGTACTTCGACGTGCTCGGGGCGCACGTCAACGCGACCAACCACTCGCCGGACAAGATGTTGCCCGACAACCCCGGTGAGGGGAACTGGGCGGACCATCCCAGCTTCTACTTCCGGCGCGCCGAGCAACTTCATGAGGTGATGGCCAAGTACGGCGATACCCGGCCGGTGTGGATCACTGAGTTCGGCTGGACGACGGCCAATCAGGCGCCGGGGTACGAGTACGGTGCCGACGTGAGTGAGCAGGACCAGGCCGACTACCTGGTCGGGGCCTTCCAGTGGGCTCAGGAGAACTGGCCGTGGGCGCGCGGCATGTTCGTCTGGAACCTGAACTATTCCGTGATCACGCCACCGGAGGATGAGAAGCATCCGTGGAGCGTCCTCAACGCCGACTGGTCACCTCGGCCGGCCTACGAGGCGCTGCGCGACATGCCCAAGCTGTAG
- a CDS encoding AIR synthase family protein — MTETLPPGKLPQELLASLLASLESDPSVVVGPGIGRDAAVVRFADRLLVLKTDPITFATDEIGWYAAHVNANDIACMGATPRWMLVTTLLPEHSTTPALVERIFAGLREGCESVGVSLVGGHTEITTGLDRPIVVGLMAGEAQPEDLIDPCSAKPGDTIILARGIAIEGTAILAREMTETLAGQVDRDVLERASRFLHDPGLSVVPAARVLREALGSQLHALHDPTEGGLATGLRELGAATGLGLAVEGDAIPVYPETRVLCEVFGLDPLGLIASGALLAVVAPEGVSTALAALQEAGIPAAAIGRLTADPHEATLTTRGTTGPLPSFAVDEIARLFAEQ, encoded by the coding sequence ATGACGGAAACGCTGCCGCCGGGGAAGCTCCCGCAGGAGCTCCTGGCGTCGCTGCTCGCTTCGCTCGAGTCGGACCCGTCGGTGGTGGTCGGCCCGGGCATCGGTCGAGACGCCGCCGTGGTGCGCTTCGCCGACCGTCTGCTGGTGCTGAAGACCGACCCCATCACCTTCGCCACCGATGAAATCGGGTGGTACGCCGCACACGTCAACGCCAACGACATCGCCTGCATGGGCGCCACACCGCGCTGGATGCTGGTCACTACCCTGCTCCCGGAGCACAGCACGACCCCGGCGCTCGTCGAACGTATCTTCGCCGGGCTGCGTGAGGGCTGCGAATCGGTCGGCGTCAGTCTTGTCGGCGGCCACACCGAGATCACGACCGGGCTTGACCGGCCGATCGTCGTCGGGCTGATGGCCGGGGAGGCGCAGCCGGAGGATCTTATCGACCCGTGTAGCGCCAAACCAGGCGACACCATCATCCTGGCACGGGGGATCGCCATCGAAGGTACCGCGATCCTCGCACGCGAGATGACGGAGACACTTGCCGGCCAGGTTGACCGGGACGTCCTCGAGCGCGCATCCCGGTTCCTCCACGACCCCGGCCTGAGCGTCGTCCCGGCCGCCCGGGTCCTGCGCGAGGCCCTCGGGTCACAGCTCCATGCACTGCATGATCCGACGGAAGGCGGGCTGGCGACCGGTCTGCGCGAACTGGGTGCTGCAACCGGGCTGGGACTAGCCGTCGAGGGCGATGCCATCCCCGTCTACCCCGAGACGCGCGTCCTCTGCGAGGTCTTCGGACTCGATCCGCTCGGGCTCATCGCCTCCGGCGCGCTCCTCGCCGTGGTCGCGCCGGAGGGTGTTTCGACCGCGCTCGCCGCGCTCCAGGAGGCCGGGATCCCTGCCGCCGCCATCGGCCGGCTCACGGCCGACCCGCACGAGGCAACACTGACCACGCGCGGGACCACAGGACCACTGCCGAGCTTCGCGGTGGACGAAATCGCTCGCCTCTTCGCCGAGCAATGA
- a CDS encoding monovalent cation/H+ antiporter complex subunit F, translating into MHVVVFYIATLWLALLIAVGVALTLRARTILLRVLGLELVTTMLVGLLALFAGGRDSPHYLDAALVLALLSFVGTLAAARFDAEGRIF; encoded by the coding sequence ATGCATGTAGTCGTCTTCTATATCGCGACACTGTGGCTGGCCCTGCTCATCGCGGTAGGCGTCGCCCTCACGCTGCGCGCGCGCACCATCCTGCTCCGCGTACTGGGGCTCGAGCTCGTTACGACGATGCTGGTCGGCCTGCTCGCCCTCTTCGCCGGTGGCCGGGATTCACCGCACTACCTTGATGCGGCGCTGGTGCTGGCACTGCTCTCATTCGTCGGCACGCTCGCGGCGGCACGTTTCGATGCGGAGGGACGGATCTTCTGA
- a CDS encoding Na+/H+ antiporter subunit E produces MSLFILRLVLLCGIYLLALGRVSLGDVLVGLIISATLLLLLDHRSQPVQDPPLGRRLIGFVPFFLAAFLDVVLRTWDVAMIVLGRRPAAPDYLEVPIGPRTRIGVAVTGLLVTLAPGSVLVDVDWERGTMLFHVFDASEPDAFRASLARFYERYQRWVFP; encoded by the coding sequence ATGAGCCTCTTCATCCTACGCCTCGTGCTGCTGTGCGGAATCTATCTGCTTGCGCTGGGCCGGGTGAGCCTGGGCGACGTGCTCGTCGGCCTGATCATCTCGGCTACGCTGCTGCTGTTGCTCGACCACCGGAGCCAGCCGGTACAGGATCCTCCCCTCGGACGGCGGCTAATCGGCTTCGTCCCGTTTTTCCTGGCTGCCTTCTTGGACGTCGTCCTCCGGACCTGGGACGTCGCGATGATTGTCCTCGGGCGCCGCCCCGCCGCTCCCGACTATCTCGAGGTGCCCATCGGCCCCCGGACACGGATCGGCGTCGCCGTCACGGGATTGCTTGTCACCCTCGCGCCAGGGTCGGTGCTGGTGGACGTCGACTGGGAGCGCGGCACGATGCTGTTCCACGTGTTTGACGCATCCGAACCAGATGCCTTCCGCGCCTCGTTGGCGCGGTTCTACGAGCGATATCAACGCTGGGTGTTCCCATGA
- a CDS encoding cation:proton antiporter: MLEAVVPWVADALVLLGLLILTLSVWGVLRMRNVYTSLHASSKTTALGLGPLLIAAGLENETILLRGLLVLGFLILTAPVAAASIARAYWRKYDRATRPNNGQPETRVDAAATVDQRVGSPE; this comes from the coding sequence ATGCTCGAGGCAGTGGTCCCCTGGGTAGCTGACGCCCTCGTGCTGCTCGGCCTCCTCATCCTCACGCTCTCCGTCTGGGGCGTGCTGCGGATGCGGAACGTCTATACCAGCCTCCACGCGTCGAGCAAGACGACTGCGCTCGGGCTCGGGCCGCTGCTCATTGCCGCCGGTTTGGAGAACGAGACGATCCTGCTACGCGGCCTGCTTGTCCTGGGTTTTCTCATCCTGACCGCACCCGTCGCCGCCGCCTCCATCGCCCGCGCCTACTGGCGGAAGTACGACCGGGCCACCCGGCCCAACAACGGACAGCCGGAGACACGCGTCGATGCAGCAGCGACTGTTGACCAGCGCGTCGGCAGTCCCGAGTAG
- a CDS encoding MnhB domain-containing protein, translated as MSMSTILTKVISRLIFLPTFVTAVAILVKGYFGAGDGFSAGVIAGTGVVIQFLAFGPRELFARYPSLRRAPLLAWSGLLLGLATAFAPVLWGDPIMTHYPRPGEEVPHLGLLAFHTAVLFDAAVFLLVFGMIVSVLGAIGNRYGSEGVDS; from the coding sequence ATGAGCATGAGCACCATCCTGACCAAAGTCATCTCCCGGTTGATCTTCCTCCCGACGTTCGTGACTGCGGTCGCCATCCTGGTCAAGGGATACTTCGGAGCGGGCGACGGATTCAGCGCCGGAGTGATTGCGGGCACCGGGGTCGTCATCCAGTTCCTGGCCTTCGGCCCGCGCGAGTTGTTTGCGCGCTACCCCAGCCTGCGCCGGGCACCCCTCCTCGCCTGGAGCGGGCTCCTGCTTGGGCTGGCCACCGCGTTCGCGCCAGTCCTCTGGGGCGACCCGATCATGACCCACTATCCACGACCGGGGGAAGAGGTGCCTCACCTGGGCCTGCTGGCATTCCACACGGCCGTCTTGTTTGACGCGGCGGTCTTCTTGCTCGTCTTCGGGATGATCGTGTCGGTCCTCGGGGCAATCGGGAATCGCTACGGGAGCGAGGGAGTGGACTCGTGA
- a CDS encoding 6-phosphofructokinase: MAVEGRKRIAVLTGGGDAPGLNAVIRAVTKAAILDHGWSVIGFRDGFEGVIHDRWVELTLDGVRGILPRGGTILGASNRCNPFSYAAPGDEAPRDYSSEVLRRVEQHGIDALVVIGGDGTLTVSHHLHTMGAPVVGVPKTIDNDVRGTEVTFGFDTAVNTVTDAIDKLHTTAESHHRVMIVEVMGRTTGWIALHSGLAGGGDVILIPEIPFKLDAIRATIRRRQALGRHFTIIVVAEGAKPEGGEAIYEKVGHLPYERRYGGIGEWLRRELAATITQEVRSVVLGHLQRGGSPTARDRVLGSVLGAAAVDLIAEGALGYMVGVSGDLAGQRPYSVVSVPLSEPSRGPRHVPVDHSAVRTAREIGISFGDVMPEE, from the coding sequence ATGGCAGTCGAGGGACGGAAGCGGATTGCGGTCCTCACCGGCGGGGGAGACGCCCCCGGTCTCAACGCGGTGATTCGGGCAGTCACCAAGGCGGCCATCCTCGACCACGGGTGGTCGGTGATCGGGTTCCGCGACGGCTTCGAGGGGGTCATCCACGACCGCTGGGTCGAACTCACGCTCGATGGTGTGCGCGGCATCCTGCCACGAGGCGGCACGATCCTTGGCGCTTCGAACCGGTGCAACCCCTTCTCCTACGCTGCGCCCGGTGACGAAGCGCCCCGCGACTACAGCAGCGAGGTCCTGCGGCGAGTCGAGCAGCACGGCATCGACGCGCTGGTGGTCATCGGCGGCGACGGCACCCTGACCGTCTCACACCACCTCCATACCATGGGTGCCCCGGTCGTCGGCGTGCCCAAGACGATCGACAACGACGTGCGCGGCACCGAGGTCACCTTCGGCTTCGACACAGCGGTCAACACGGTCACCGACGCCATCGACAAGCTGCACACCACGGCCGAGAGCCACCACCGGGTCATGATCGTGGAGGTCATGGGCCGCACCACCGGCTGGATCGCCCTCCACTCTGGCCTGGCCGGTGGCGGCGACGTGATCCTGATCCCGGAGATCCCATTCAAGCTCGACGCCATCCGGGCAACGATCCGGCGACGCCAGGCGCTCGGCCGCCACTTCACTATCATCGTCGTGGCCGAAGGCGCGAAGCCGGAGGGCGGCGAGGCGATCTACGAAAAGGTCGGGCATCTCCCCTACGAGCGCCGCTACGGTGGCATCGGCGAGTGGCTGCGCCGCGAGTTGGCCGCCACGATCACGCAGGAGGTGCGCTCGGTGGTGCTTGGTCACCTCCAGCGGGGCGGCAGCCCAACCGCACGCGACCGGGTCCTCGGCTCGGTGCTCGGGGCCGCCGCGGTGGATCTGATCGCGGAAGGCGCGCTGGGGTACATGGTCGGCGTCAGCGGTGATCTGGCCGGGCAGCGCCCGTACTCCGTGGTCTCCGTACCGCTCTCGGAGCCGAGCCGTGGGCCGCGGCACGTCCCGGTCGACCACTCGGCCGTACGAACCGCGCGCGAGATCGGGATCTCCTTCGGCGATGTAATGCCGGAGGAGTGA
- a CDS encoding selenium-binding family protein, with translation MGSADHASHEHHGPGYASPADAMKAGPEKELYATALYEGTGIEHPDYLATVDVDPNSRTYSQVIHRTDMPHVGDELHHFGWNACSSCHADPGASRRFLIAPGTLSSRVNILDASDPRAPKVHKVIEGEEIKERLNLSAPHTVHCLPDGTIMISMLGDRDGDGPGGFLLLDQDFNITGRWEHDSGAMRFNYDYWHQPRHNVMVSSEWGAPSTFLPGFNLEDVTAGKYGHAIHFWDWEKHDVIKTVDLGDEGLIPLEVRFLHDPDSTHGFVGAALSSTMWHWERKDGDWTVENVIAVEPVEVAGWPFPVPSLITDLLVSMNDRYLYFSNWLHGDIRQYDISDPAKPRLAGQVWVGGLLGRAEEVQGNTLRGGPQMLQLSLDGKRLYVTNSLYSTWDNQFYPDLATAGSHLLQIDCDTERGGMRINKDFFVDFGKEPAGPARAHEMRYPGGDSTSDIWV, from the coding sequence ATGGGCAGCGCCGACCACGCGTCCCACGAGCACCATGGGCCTGGCTACGCCTCGCCGGCCGACGCGATGAAGGCCGGTCCGGAGAAGGAGCTCTACGCCACTGCACTCTACGAGGGTACCGGCATTGAGCACCCCGACTACCTGGCGACGGTTGACGTCGACCCGAACTCGCGCACCTACTCACAGGTGATCCACCGCACCGACATGCCCCACGTCGGCGATGAGTTGCACCACTTCGGCTGGAATGCGTGCAGCTCGTGCCACGCCGACCCCGGTGCGAGCCGCCGCTTCCTGATCGCCCCGGGAACCCTGTCGAGCCGCGTCAATATCCTTGACGCGAGCGACCCGCGGGCGCCGAAGGTCCACAAGGTCATCGAGGGAGAGGAGATCAAGGAGCGTCTCAATCTCTCCGCGCCGCACACAGTCCACTGTCTGCCGGACGGCACAATTATGATCTCGATGCTCGGCGACCGGGACGGCGACGGGCCGGGCGGGTTCCTCCTGCTCGACCAGGACTTCAACATCACCGGCCGCTGGGAGCACGACAGCGGCGCCATGCGCTTCAACTATGACTACTGGCACCAGCCACGCCACAACGTCATGGTCAGCAGTGAGTGGGGCGCGCCGAGCACGTTCCTACCCGGCTTCAACCTTGAGGACGTGACGGCCGGGAAGTACGGTCACGCGATCCACTTCTGGGACTGGGAAAAGCACGACGTCATCAAGACGGTCGACTTGGGTGACGAAGGGCTGATCCCGCTCGAGGTGCGTTTCCTCCACGATCCGGATAGCACTCACGGCTTCGTCGGCGCCGCGCTCAGCAGCACCATGTGGCACTGGGAGCGGAAAGACGGCGACTGGACCGTCGAGAACGTGATCGCGGTTGAACCGGTTGAAGTGGCGGGCTGGCCCTTCCCGGTCCCCAGTCTGATCACCGACCTCCTGGTGTCGATGAACGACCGCTACCTCTACTTCTCCAACTGGCTCCACGGTGATATCCGGCAGTACGACATTAGTGACCCTGCCAAGCCGAGGCTGGCCGGGCAGGTCTGGGTCGGCGGGCTTCTCGGGCGTGCCGAGGAGGTGCAGGGGAACACGCTGCGCGGCGGGCCGCAGATGCTCCAGCTCAGCCTGGACGGCAAGCGGCTCTACGTCACCAACTCGCTCTACAGCACTTGGGACAACCAGTTCTACCCCGACCTCGCCACCGCCGGCTCGCACCTGCTGCAGATCGATTGCGACACCGAGCGGGGCGGCATGCGGATCAACAAGGACTTCTTCGTCGACTTCGGCAAGGAGCCGGCCGGACCCGCCCGTGCGCATGAGATGCGCTATCCCGGCGGCGACTCGACATCGGACATCTGGGTCTAA
- the proS gene encoding proline--tRNA ligase, which yields MSDERKYVEELSDVEDDFDRWYVEVVRRAELADESPVRGTRVVRPYGFALWENMQAELDRRIKETGVQNAYFPLFIPQSMLAREAEHVEGFAPEVAWVTRGGNKELEEPWAVRPTSEAIICPMYARWVQSYRDLPILINQWNSVVRWEERPRAFLRSLEFLWQEGHTAHATLEEAEERTRLMLEVYRDFVETELAVPVIPGRKTESEKFAGALRTYTIEAMMGGKKWALQSGTSHNLGDHFGRVFGIEFLDRNGERRYAFNTSWGLSFRMVGAVIMVHGDDRGLKLPPRVAPIQVVIVPIWRKESEREAVEAAVDRVRDALLPVARVFVDRRDDKTPGWKFNEWELKGVPVRLEIGPRDVANDQVTLVRRDTHEKQAISITDLAGRITEILDDIQANLFAAASRMLAENTVEIDSYDVLKERVAANAGFSRAYWCGSEECEDRVKAETKATIRCIPFDQPEAPGRCLVCGEAAQQQVIWARAY from the coding sequence ATGAGCGACGAACGAAAGTACGTCGAGGAACTGAGCGACGTGGAGGACGATTTCGACCGCTGGTACGTCGAGGTCGTCCGCCGGGCGGAGCTGGCTGACGAGTCGCCGGTGCGGGGCACGCGCGTGGTGCGGCCCTACGGCTTCGCCCTGTGGGAGAACATGCAGGCGGAGCTCGACCGGCGGATCAAGGAGACGGGCGTCCAGAACGCCTACTTCCCGCTCTTCATCCCGCAGAGCATGCTGGCACGAGAGGCCGAGCACGTGGAGGGCTTCGCGCCGGAGGTCGCGTGGGTAACGCGCGGCGGCAACAAGGAGCTGGAAGAGCCGTGGGCGGTGCGCCCGACCTCTGAGGCGATCATCTGCCCGATGTACGCGCGCTGGGTCCAGTCGTACCGCGACCTGCCGATTCTCATCAACCAGTGGAACAGCGTGGTGCGCTGGGAGGAACGTCCCCGCGCCTTCCTCCGCTCGCTGGAGTTCCTCTGGCAGGAGGGCCACACGGCCCATGCGACGCTAGAGGAGGCCGAAGAGCGGACGCGCCTGATGCTCGAGGTCTACCGCGACTTCGTGGAAACGGAGCTGGCCGTTCCGGTGATCCCGGGCCGGAAGACGGAGTCGGAGAAGTTCGCCGGCGCGCTCCGGACCTACACCATCGAGGCGATGATGGGCGGCAAGAAGTGGGCGCTGCAGTCCGGAACCTCGCACAACCTGGGCGACCACTTCGGCCGCGTCTTCGGCATCGAGTTTCTGGATCGGAACGGCGAGCGCCGCTACGCCTTCAACACGAGCTGGGGGCTCAGCTTCCGCATGGTCGGCGCGGTGATCATGGTGCACGGCGACGACCGGGGCTTGAAGCTGCCGCCGCGGGTGGCACCGATCCAGGTCGTGATCGTCCCAATCTGGCGCAAGGAGTCGGAGCGCGAGGCGGTGGAGGCCGCCGTCGACCGCGTGCGCGATGCGCTGCTGCCGGTGGCGCGGGTCTTCGTCGACCGGCGCGACGACAAGACGCCGGGCTGGAAGTTCAACGAGTGGGAACTCAAGGGCGTGCCGGTGCGACTGGAGATCGGCCCGCGCGACGTGGCCAACGATCAGGTCACGCTGGTGCGCCGCGATACCCACGAGAAGCAGGCGATCTCCATTACCGATCTGGCGGGCCGGATCACGGAGATCCTGGACGACATCCAGGCCAACCTCTTCGCCGCCGCGTCGCGGATGCTGGCCGAGAACACGGTGGAGATCGACAGCTACGACGTGCTCAAGGAGCGGGTCGCGGCGAACGCGGGGTTCTCCCGTGCCTACTGGTGCGGCAGCGAGGAGTGTGAGGATCGGGTCAAGGCCGAGACCAAGGCCACGATCCGCTGCATCCCGTTCGACCAGCCGGAGGCGCCCGGTCGCTGCCTCGTGTGCGGCGAAGCCGCGCAGCAGCAGGTGATCTGGGCGCGAGCGTACTAA
- a CDS encoding Na+/H+ antiporter subunit C translates to MILGLALVISILFGCGAFLLLKRDLIRMAGGVILISNAANLFIVAAGLSRGREPIYPLPPGERISDPVVQALVLTAIVIGFGTVAVLLGLIYRTYTARIARAVDQGEETEGTPVSMPPEDRVAD, encoded by the coding sequence GTGATTCTGGGACTGGCGTTGGTGATATCCATCCTCTTCGGCTGTGGCGCGTTCCTGTTGCTCAAGCGCGACCTGATCCGAATGGCAGGCGGCGTCATCCTCATCTCGAACGCCGCGAACCTCTTCATCGTCGCGGCCGGGCTCAGCCGCGGCCGCGAGCCGATCTACCCGCTACCCCCCGGTGAGCGAATCAGCGATCCGGTGGTGCAGGCACTGGTTCTCACCGCGATTGTGATCGGGTTCGGAACGGTGGCCGTCCTCCTGGGCTTGATCTACCGAACGTACACAGCACGAATCGCCAGAGCGGTGGACCAGGGCGAAGAAACGGAAGGGACGCCGGTGTCGATGCCGCCGGAAGATAGGGTGGCCGACTGA
- a CDS encoding DUF3090 domain-containing protein yields the protein MAFEHHEFELLTVLVAEAIGEPGHRRFRLIAGTEGDLVSLWMEKEQLRALGLAVEQLIEQLGTAGYPVDDLQPDPAPLNGDVPPTAPEYVVSKMAIGYDDERHQLAIFAHDIEQDDDDAPVFAGRATLPAAMALAEEIARVVAAGRPRCPRCGAPIGPEGHVCPHNNGHLPWSPE from the coding sequence GTGGCCTTTGAGCATCACGAGTTCGAGCTGCTCACCGTGTTGGTCGCCGAGGCCATCGGCGAGCCGGGCCACCGCCGTTTCCGGCTTATCGCCGGGACCGAGGGCGACCTTGTCTCGCTCTGGATGGAGAAGGAACAACTCCGCGCACTCGGCCTCGCCGTCGAGCAACTGATCGAGCAGTTGGGCACCGCCGGTTACCCCGTCGACGACCTTCAACCGGACCCGGCGCCGCTGAACGGGGACGTTCCTCCCACGGCGCCGGAGTATGTCGTGAGCAAGATGGCCATCGGCTACGACGACGAGCGGCATCAACTGGCGATCTTCGCCCACGACATCGAGCAGGACGACGACGACGCCCCCGTCTTCGCCGGGCGAGCCACTCTGCCCGCCGCAATGGCGCTTGCGGAGGAGATAGCCCGCGTGGTCGCCGCTGGGCGACCACGGTGCCCGCGCTGCGGCGCACCGATCGGTCCCGAGGGGCACGTCTGCCCGCACAACAACGGGCACCTCCCCTGGTCCCCCGAGTGA
- a CDS encoding complex I subunit 5 family protein, which produces MLLLLPLAITWFGAVALAPFDGRRRAVGAVAVGVMVAAFIALVRLGIEVWTSGPVEMVAGDWPAGIGIRLRADALGIAFSLISLGVLLAALAYEVLGGVHERSLPSLVLFMSTGLTGVFLTADIFNFYVFFEIAMISSFVLATYGAQVGHLRAALTFMVVNLLGSVVFLAGVASLYHVTGTLDMMGVADRVDGAPAGSVLLIAVLIFVAFGLKLGLFPFHSWVPLVYRDTWPAVAAMLSAALANIGSYGLLRFGAGLMPRELSLTAGGLIVIGSLSIIYGAVQAISPRTASEVIAWSSIGQVGYILVALGVGGPVGLAAAVLYSIINSLNKLVLFLAVGLRGWLVGAAFALAAFSVAGVPPSAGFFGKVAIFRAGADADSTALLALVFVGGALSLIYLFRIYQRDYWARNHATPPSPLGARVLVLALACGIVFIGLWPEPLLALSASAAAALTGGGS; this is translated from the coding sequence ATGCTGCTCCTCCTGCCGCTGGCGATCACCTGGTTCGGAGCGGTGGCCCTCGCGCCGTTCGACGGCCGACGGCGCGCCGTCGGCGCCGTGGCGGTCGGCGTCATGGTCGCCGCGTTCATCGCGCTGGTTCGGCTGGGGATCGAGGTCTGGACCTCGGGACCGGTCGAGATGGTCGCGGGCGACTGGCCGGCGGGGATCGGGATCCGCCTTCGCGCTGACGCACTGGGGATCGCCTTCTCGTTGATCTCACTCGGCGTGCTGCTGGCTGCGCTGGCCTACGAGGTTCTGGGTGGCGTTCACGAGCGCTCGCTCCCGAGCCTGGTCCTCTTCATGAGCACTGGCCTGACCGGCGTCTTTCTGACCGCCGACATCTTCAACTTCTACGTCTTCTTTGAGATCGCCATGATCTCGTCGTTCGTCCTGGCTACCTACGGCGCGCAGGTCGGGCACCTCCGGGCGGCACTGACCTTCATGGTCGTCAACCTGCTCGGCTCCGTCGTCTTCCTGGCCGGGGTCGCCTCCCTCTACCATGTCACCGGCACCCTGGACATGATGGGCGTGGCTGACCGGGTCGACGGGGCACCGGCCGGGTCCGTGCTGCTGATCGCGGTCCTCATCTTCGTGGCGTTCGGCCTGAAGCTCGGGCTGTTCCCATTCCACTCCTGGGTGCCCCTCGTCTACCGCGACACCTGGCCCGCGGTGGCCGCCATGTTGAGCGCCGCGCTGGCCAACATCGGGAGCTACGGCCTGCTGCGCTTCGGTGCCGGCCTCATGCCGCGCGAGTTGAGTCTCACCGCCGGCGGCCTGATCGTTATCGGCAGCCTCAGCATCATCTACGGCGCCGTGCAGGCGATCAGCCCACGGACCGCCAGCGAGGTCATCGCCTGGTCCTCGATCGGACAGGTCGGCTATATCCTGGTCGCACTCGGGGTCGGTGGCCCGGTTGGGCTGGCGGCAGCCGTGCTGTACTCCATCATCAATTCGCTCAACAAACTGGTCCTCTTCCTGGCGGTCGGACTGCGTGGCTGGCTGGTGGGAGCCGCATTCGCCCTCGCTGCCTTCAGCGTCGCCGGGGTACCCCCATCCGCCGGGTTCTTCGGCAAGGTCGCCATCTTCCGGGCGGGCGCGGATGCGGACAGCACGGCGCTGCTGGCGCTCGTGTTCGTCGGCGGCGCGCTCTCGCTCATCTACCTGTTCCGCATCTACCAGCGCGACTACTGGGCGCGAAACCACGCCACGCCGCCGAGCCCGCTCGGCGCCCGGGTCCTCGTCCTGGCCCTGGCCTGCGGAATCGTGTTTATCGGGCTCTGGCCTGAGCCGCTGCTGGCACTCAGTGCCAGCGCGGCCGCAGCGTTGACGGGCGGTGGGTCATGA
- a CDS encoding VOC family protein, translated as MLSSGPALALQLIERWASVKVLFVAGFGPIAPDMEAARAFYSETLGLPLSGDESYLASDEVDGVKHFAVWPLPAAAQSCFGTDDWPADFPVPRGWIEFDVEDVAAATDELVERGYEVLVADRLEPWGQRVTRLLGPEGLLVGITYTPHLRGEGE; from the coding sequence ATGCTCTCATCAGGTCCCGCGTTGGCCCTACAGCTTATTGAGAGGTGGGCGTCCGTGAAGGTTCTCTTCGTAGCGGGATTCGGTCCGATTGCGCCGGACATGGAAGCGGCACGCGCATTCTACAGCGAGACGCTGGGCCTTCCGCTCAGTGGTGACGAGTCGTACCTGGCCAGCGACGAGGTCGACGGGGTGAAGCACTTCGCCGTCTGGCCGCTCCCGGCCGCAGCACAGTCGTGCTTCGGCACGGACGACTGGCCGGCGGACTTCCCGGTGCCGCGAGGGTGGATCGAGTTCGATGTCGAGGACGTGGCTGCAGCGACGGATGAACTCGTCGAGCGCGGGTACGAGGTGCTGGTCGCGGATCGGCTGGAGCCGTGGGGTCAGCGGGTGACGCGGCTCCTGGGACCGGAGGGGCTTCTGGTCGGGATTACCTACACGCCTCACCTCCGCGGCGAGGGAGAGTAA